Proteins encoded by one window of Antechinus flavipes isolate AdamAnt ecotype Samford, QLD, Australia chromosome 4, AdamAnt_v2, whole genome shotgun sequence:
- the CNP gene encoding 2',3'-cyclic-nucleotide 3'-phosphodiesterase isoform X2, with product MSSSAAKDKPELQFPFLTDEETVNTLRECKTLFVLRGLPGSGKSTLARAIVDRYRDGTKMVSADAYKITPGSQTAFPEEYKQLDEDLNVYCRRDISVLVLDDTHHERDRLEKIFDLADQYQYLVVLVEPKTSWRLDCTMLKEKNQWQLSVEDLKKLKPGVEKDFLPLYFGWFLSKKGSESLRKAGQAFLDELSSHKAFKKEMKHFVSGDESKEKIALASYFVKRPPGVLHCTTKFCDYGKADGANEYAQQDVVKKSYSKAFTLTVSALFVTPKTTGARVELGEQELPLWPAEVDKLTPTDNLPRGSRAHITLGCAVGIEPVQTGIDLLEMLRQEKGGSQGEEVGELSRGTLYSLGNGQWMLRLAKKLEFRAIFTGYYGKGHTVPTHSSRKGRALSPCTII from the exons ATGTCATCCTCGGCTGCCAAGGACAAGCCTGAGCTACAGTTCCCGTTCCTGACCGACGAGGAGACTGTGAACACGCTTCGCGAGTGCAAGACTCTCTTCGTCCTGCGCGGGCTGCCCGGCAGCGGCAAGTCCACGCTGGCCCGGGCCATCGTGGACCGCTATCGGGACGGCACCAAGATGGTGTCTGCCGACGCCTACAAGATCACGCCGGGCTCCCAGACTGCCTTCCCCGAGGAGTACAAGCAGCTCGACGAGGACCTCAATGTCTACTGCCGCCGCGACATCAGCGTCCTGGTCCTGGATGACACCCACCACGAGCGGGACCGCCTAGAGAAGATCTTTGACCTTGCTGACCAGTACCAGTACCTGGTGGTGCTGGTGGAGCCTAAGACATCATGGCGACTGGACTGCACTATGCTTAAGGAGAAGAACCAATGGCAGCTCTCTGTAGAGGATCTGAAGAAGCTGAAACCTGGCGTGGAGAAGGACTTTCTGCCTCTCTACTTTGGCTGGTTCCTGAGCAAGAAGGGCTCGGAGAGCCTGCGGAAGGCTGGCCAGGCCTTCCTGGACGAGCTGAGCAGCCACAAGGCCTTCAAGAAGGAGATGAAGCACT TTGTGTCTGGGGATGAATCTAAGGAGAAGATAGCCTTGGCTTCCTACTTTGTGAAGAGGCCTCCCGGGGTGCTGCACTGTACCACCAAGTTCTGTGACTATGGGAAGGCGGATGGGGCAAATGAATATGCCCAGCAGGAT GTGGTGAAGAAATCCTACTCTAAGGCCTTCACCCTGACTGTCTCTGCGCTGTTTGTGACCCCCAAGACAACGGGCGCCCGGGTGGAGCTGGGTGAGCAGGAGCTGCCGCTGTGGCCGGCAGAGGTGGACAAGTTGACGCCTACTGACAACCTGCCCCGAGGCAGCCGGGCCCACATCACCCTGGGCTGTGCAGTCGGGATCGAGCCTGTGCAGACCGGCATCGACCTGCTGGAGATGCTTCGGCAAGAGAAGGGGGGCAGTCAAGGAGAGGAGGTGGGCGAGCTGAGTCGGGGCACGCTCTACTCCTTGGGCAATGGGCAGTGGATGCTGCGTTTAGCCAAAAAGTTAGAGTTTAGGGCCATCTTCACAGGATACTATGGGAAAGGCCACACTGTGCCCACGCACAGCAGCCGAAAGGGGAGGGCCTTGTCACCTTGCACCATCATCTAG
- the CNP gene encoding 2',3'-cyclic-nucleotide 3'-phosphodiesterase isoform X1 — translation MNRGFSRKSHTFLPKIFFRKMSSSAAKDKPELQFPFLTDEETVNTLRECKTLFVLRGLPGSGKSTLARAIVDRYRDGTKMVSADAYKITPGSQTAFPEEYKQLDEDLNVYCRRDISVLVLDDTHHERDRLEKIFDLADQYQYLVVLVEPKTSWRLDCTMLKEKNQWQLSVEDLKKLKPGVEKDFLPLYFGWFLSKKGSESLRKAGQAFLDELSSHKAFKKEMKHFVSGDESKEKIALASYFVKRPPGVLHCTTKFCDYGKADGANEYAQQDVVKKSYSKAFTLTVSALFVTPKTTGARVELGEQELPLWPAEVDKLTPTDNLPRGSRAHITLGCAVGIEPVQTGIDLLEMLRQEKGGSQGEEVGELSRGTLYSLGNGQWMLRLAKKLEFRAIFTGYYGKGHTVPTHSSRKGRALSPCTII, via the exons ATG AACAGAGGCTTCTCTCGGAAAAGTCACACGTTCTTGCCTAAGATTTTCTTCCGCAAGATGTCATCCTCGGCTGCCAAGGACAAGCCTGAGCTACAGTTCCCGTTCCTGACCGACGAGGAGACTGTGAACACGCTTCGCGAGTGCAAGACTCTCTTCGTCCTGCGCGGGCTGCCCGGCAGCGGCAAGTCCACGCTGGCCCGGGCCATCGTGGACCGCTATCGGGACGGCACCAAGATGGTGTCTGCCGACGCCTACAAGATCACGCCGGGCTCCCAGACTGCCTTCCCCGAGGAGTACAAGCAGCTCGACGAGGACCTCAATGTCTACTGCCGCCGCGACATCAGCGTCCTGGTCCTGGATGACACCCACCACGAGCGGGACCGCCTAGAGAAGATCTTTGACCTTGCTGACCAGTACCAGTACCTGGTGGTGCTGGTGGAGCCTAAGACATCATGGCGACTGGACTGCACTATGCTTAAGGAGAAGAACCAATGGCAGCTCTCTGTAGAGGATCTGAAGAAGCTGAAACCTGGCGTGGAGAAGGACTTTCTGCCTCTCTACTTTGGCTGGTTCCTGAGCAAGAAGGGCTCGGAGAGCCTGCGGAAGGCTGGCCAGGCCTTCCTGGACGAGCTGAGCAGCCACAAGGCCTTCAAGAAGGAGATGAAGCACT TTGTGTCTGGGGATGAATCTAAGGAGAAGATAGCCTTGGCTTCCTACTTTGTGAAGAGGCCTCCCGGGGTGCTGCACTGTACCACCAAGTTCTGTGACTATGGGAAGGCGGATGGGGCAAATGAATATGCCCAGCAGGAT GTGGTGAAGAAATCCTACTCTAAGGCCTTCACCCTGACTGTCTCTGCGCTGTTTGTGACCCCCAAGACAACGGGCGCCCGGGTGGAGCTGGGTGAGCAGGAGCTGCCGCTGTGGCCGGCAGAGGTGGACAAGTTGACGCCTACTGACAACCTGCCCCGAGGCAGCCGGGCCCACATCACCCTGGGCTGTGCAGTCGGGATCGAGCCTGTGCAGACCGGCATCGACCTGCTGGAGATGCTTCGGCAAGAGAAGGGGGGCAGTCAAGGAGAGGAGGTGGGCGAGCTGAGTCGGGGCACGCTCTACTCCTTGGGCAATGGGCAGTGGATGCTGCGTTTAGCCAAAAAGTTAGAGTTTAGGGCCATCTTCACAGGATACTATGGGAAAGGCCACACTGTGCCCACGCACAGCAGCCGAAAGGGGAGGGCCTTGTCACCTTGCACCATCATCTAG